The DNA window AATTCCTTGCCCCTTCAATGTCCTTTCTGTTTAGAGCCTCAATTGCAGGAATTACAGTATGTTCCATAGTTGCTTTGTCTGGAAGAACCACCTCAAATCCCTGCATATATACACAAGTATTGTTCCGTTACGGTTAAAAATCGCTCGAAGACAGGAATAAGAGCTTCAAGATCCATGAAGTTCAAAAACAATGAAGAGATGCCTACTTCATTCTGCAGTTTCTCCTGATAATACCCCGCACTTAAAATTGCATTGGTTGCAAGAACACCAATCCGTAATGGGCTCCCAGCTTCAAGTGGCTTCAACTTAGCTTCCTTGAGCTCTCTAGCAACACAATCAGCCATATGAAGGAAGGTAACAGGACACCCTTTTGAAACATCTTCATACCATAAATGAGATATGTGACAAGGCATAACGATGCAACGAGCACCCGACTTCTCGAGAAAATCTCTCTTACTCTTCAAACTCTCTACTAATGGTCCAGAATCCAACCCCAGATCCTCACTCTTGTAGTTGAGAACTTGGTGAGAACTTTTATCAAACACTTGGAGCTCATTACCAAGAGTTGGGTCAGAGCAAAGAACAAAAGGAAGACCAGATTCTCCATCTTTGGTACTCCATTTAACTAATTTTCCCAAGAAGTTTACAGTAGAATTAACAGAAGATCCTCCTAATATACCCACGGTATTTGATTGACTGAGCAAAATACCAGTTGAATCTTTACTCGTTTTCAATACTGATTTGAACCCAGAACCCTTTTTAGATTCTGGAAGATATTCACTTTCATCAGTGTGCAAAAGAGTTGATGGTGGTGGTATAGCCTGAACAGGATTCAACCTCCATCGAAGCTGAATTCTACGAGTCTTTACATAAGCAGATAGACAAGATTGAGTACTTAAAAGCTGGAAAGACATTGTCATTCCTCAAAATCATCTGGGTTTCAACAATGAGAAACCCAGTCAACAATTTCCCATCACAGGAACAGAAAATTCATTATTGGGTCGattgaataatgaaattaCCTGCAATATCAGCAATCAAAACAAGGGGAAAACCCATCTCCGGCATTCAAAATGGAGGATCAAGCCCTAAAACAAAACCCCACCCTGTTTCTCTCAACAATcaaagcaaagaagaagaaagatcaagaacaGCAGTGgtaagaaaaagaggaaatacaAAGAATATCCTTGATTTGAGGATATTTGGGAGAAGAAATCATTCAGAAGAGGAGGAAGTGGAAGTGGGAGGAATCTTTGTTCTCACCAGAACAGCATCAATTTCGCATAAATTTAATCAATTGGTCCACTTCTACAACATACTTTCGTGCTTCCAGACAGTATTTATCCGAATTTTGTTGAAGATCTCTGTAGATCGACCATTTTTTTCCACCGGGAAAGAGATGATAAAAGGAACGTGGATCAGGTTTTTGGTGGGTGATCTTAAAcccataattttcaaaacaaaaacattctATTTGTATTTTCGAATTTCAGGATTTCTAAAATGACCgtggtttataattaaagaacaCACTTGTccattatataataatttaggaaataatcatatatttataattaaggaatacaCTCTCGATTGTATAAACCTTTTGGAAAGTCCAAAACAAAGAGGCGATACACGATAACATCATATCACATCGTATCATAGAGAGTCGTGTTAtcacaaataatatttaaacctTTGAACATGAACTTCAAATTAAACAggataatatcataaaaatcAAGTGAATTTctacttttttaaatattataattaatttatgaatataaattttgtataattattatttttcattttttttacaattattattttgcataTCGTgtgatttatatattatattatacatattttacCCTTAACAAATGAAATAACGTCGTATACAATATTTatcaaaaaattttaatgtaattatgcaatttaaattttaaattttaaaataaaaatatactgaACACTTGAAaatgtataattaaaaataaatttgtcaaaattaatatttacctaaatctaattgatttattgaacctaaaaatgtaaaataaaattcaaattgtaTCAAACCATCTTTAAATTCTTTCCATTCAAAAAAGTagattaaatgaaaatcaattGATGCTTTTATTATCAATTTAGTTTTGGACTTTAATATATCGATCCAAGTTTTgatatatatgtgtatgttatatacatatatatagatCGAATTAGCACCACTTATCACCTTCATATCAAcgacaaaattgaaatcatcTTGAAAAGTGCACAAAATTTGAGACTCGGTATATGGACTTCTTTACCTGTTAGTTTTTGTCAAAGCATGTAAGTTACTAGTAGAAATCGAGCATAGAGCATAATTCATTGAAAAGTGCACAAAATTTGATGGCTATGAGCCACCCATTACATTTTTGCTATTTTTCATCGAGTCTTATCAAACTTAGTAGGATCGTTCTGCTCTGAAgggagaaaaagtaaaaattctgTCGTGGATGGTTTCTCTCGATTTCTACCGAGGAAGAGGACCAACATCCTCGTGGTTTAATTAAAACCAATTGAGTTGTGTTCAGATCTACTAGATTCACTGCATTCAAAACACGCCCACCATTGCACTTTGCAGCTTAAAAGACAAAAGCATACTAACAAATCAAGTTCTGGAGATAAGTTCTTGAATTTTAGGGAAAATTACAAATCACAGCTAGAATATACGGACAAACCTTTTTAGCCAAACTGCAAAAGAATCCTatgcaaattcaaaaaataaaatatataatacattCTTTCTCTTTGGGAGATAAGAATACAAaaggataataataaaaggaaatcaGCTCTAGAAGTAAATTCAGTCAAACAAGCCTTTTAAGTGGCgactatataataataataccaaTCAACAGACGAAACATTGACGAGAGAAAGATAATAGACGGATAATCACAACATCAAGCCTTTAAGTGGCgactatataataataataccaaTCAAtgacaagagaaagataataGACGGATAATCACAACATCAACAACATCAACATCAAAACTTATTGTGGTTTCGTGCTAATTTGGTTCTCATCTATTATAAAAAAGACATATCATAAAAAAGACATatcatgtgagatcccaccatggttgaagaggagaacgaaacattctttataaggatgtggaatcATCTCCCTAGccgatacgttttaaaaatcttgaaaggaAGCCCGAcagaaaaaactcaaaaatgacaatatctgttagcagtgggcttggatcgttacatatcatttaGATACAATAAGAACAGCCTAGCCTAACTGATAAAGATGAGTTAGGCAGTGACTGTATTGACGTGtaaagaatcaaaagaaacGAGAAGTAAACTACTCAAAAGGTATGAGGTGGGGCCTGGTTTTGAAgtattgaagaagaaggtaGCAGAGATATTTTGAGGATGTGCCTATCAAAGACATCCATTTGCCCTTTGGGCTCTGCCAAGGACCAAACTTCTCTAATTTATGCATCAAAAAGCAATCAAATACTTGAGCCAGCAAAGAAACATGTAAACAAATGAGATTCCCATGTGGGTCAGACCATACAGATCATAGTTGATATGGCCACACATTCCAACGCacatatattatttcaataattcgCCTTGAACGATAGCACTTCAATTATCAGTTGTACTGCATATATACAATTTACTAACCTTTTGATGAAAAAGCTTCACTTTTTCATCAACCATGTGGAGTAGCCTTCCTCTTGATGTTCTTGCCAAcatcttctccttcctctccCCAGACTCCTTGGCACGAGCTAGATCGGCCTGCAGGCATTGGCACGAGTGCGTCGATACTCGCCCCTTGAGCACCAAGCCAATTCTTTCGCAGTATCATCCCTCATGGTTCATCGCCTTGCCTTTGCGAGCACACAAGCTATGTTTTGCTCACAATCCAATTTTTGACAATTGGCATAAGCTCTCACTGGAATTTCTTCCTGATTTAGTCAAACCAATTGCCACAGTTGGTAATCTTCTGCTTTTAAGATCCGTAAGTTCTGTTGTTCTACAATTGATCATATGCAATCCATTCACTAGTCAATTCCGGTATCTTCCAAGGCCGAACATCACTAGGAGTAATCCGGCTGTGGGGGTTGTAATACAAAACACAAGCCAAGATTCTCAGTTTCCAGAATTCGAAGTCTATGTAGCAGGTGGGATGTCAGAGGCACCACAAGGTGGCACCACTTATGAATCAAAGTTGGAAATATATGATTCAAGAAACGACTCATGGAAAATTGTAGGATCACTGCCAGTGGAATTTTCCGTGAGGCTAACAGTCTGGACTCATAATGACAGTGTCTACTCTAATGGGGTTTTGTATTGGATAACCTCTGCAAGGGCATTCAGGGTGATGGGGTTTGAGATTAACTCAAACATTTGCAGGGAATTGCAGGTGCCAATGGCTGACCGACTTGAATTTGCCGCACTTACAAGCCGAAATGGAAGGCTAGCATTAGTTGGTGCCATATGCGGTGAAAACGCCTGCGTTTGGGAGCTTGGAGATAGAGATATGTGGGCAGTGGTTGAGAAGGTGCCAAATGACTTGGGAATAAAACTTCTAGGAGGAAGCAATGGAAGATGGATAAACACCAAGTGCGTAGCAAACAATGAGGTTATGTGCTTGTACAAGGAGCTTGGAAGTGGAATGGTAATttggagagaaagaaaagagaagaacaaatgGGAATGGAATTGGATCAATGGATGTTCTTCAATTAGAAGCCAAAGAGTTGATAACTTGCCAATAAAAGGACTGCTTCTTCAACCAAGCCTTGCTCCTTTTGCACCGTACTCAAATTGAATGTGAGTTTTTCAATCCTAACAATAAGAACAGCATAACTACTTTGATTATCATGTAGGAAATGATGGACCAACTTCCATTAATGAACGAATAAAGGGTCAATTACAGTTCACCTACAATATCATAGAAGTAAGAGTTTCTGAAAGGATGGATATCTAACTTGAAAGCATTATGACAGAATCAGAGTACAATTTGGAGCTATATCATCAGGAATGGCCCATGAGGAGAAGGTCAGAATCCACAGAAACTTGAAGAAATTGATGTTGTAAAAATGGCCAAATCACCAACCAATCTATTTTATAACACAATATCATGTCAAGTATGTACAcctttttattctaaataagTAGAATCAGTCAATAACTGCCTCACGAACTGGAATGGCTTGTGAAGAGCTCTGAAAGAAACATTTTCAGAAGACCAAAAAGCAACTATGTTCGGTATTGTACACAGAATCATCCAAGcaataatttcttcaaaacacttcaaaaaatttcagCAGCATCTAGAACTGTCACCAAGATATGAAGCTACAAATGGAACCTATCCTCACACCATAGTCAATTgccataagaaaaaaaaaaacctaggGTTCAATCTCAGATCAAGGTAAGGCATGCTATCCAGCGCGGAAAATGCCAAAGGAAGCATTATTTTAACAGCATCTGAGTGGAGGGGGAAGAGCACAGAATTGAAAGATTATTATACCTCAAAGATCGAAATATGCataaatcaatcaaacaaaacctCTACAACGGCGAACATAACAAAAGCAATTGCAATAACCCATTAAATAATGATCGGTTTATTCCAAGGGAAGAGAATCCTAGGAGAACAAATCGGCGCAGATTAAGAAAATTCGGcgagaattaaaaattaagatcaGGGGAACTTAAATCATGGCCTGCGGGAGAGAGAATTCACAGATTAAGCAGAAGAAAGAGGCAATTAGAGTGAAAAAGGACAAACCGAGTAGCTACCAAATTACAAGATCCAATTGCTATGAGTTGGAATGAATCTCATGGGCGACCCATTAGCGCATTTAGCTCGACCAAATCAAGAATATGGATGCGAGTTCGCTTAGTGGGTTTATGTGTAAGTGTGTGGGCGTGTTTAGGGAAGTACCACATATCTAACCATGTATGTGTGTGTTTGCGTTACCCCGCCCTAACCACGAGGTtatttactgagtatttcttaaaatattcaaaccaTGAGCTACTCTTACATCTTAGATAAAGACATAGTACCCATGTACGGATGACTAAGGTGACGCGTGAAGACCATAAAATCTGAGTTACGGTAGTTacatttcatattatttgtcAGTCTTTATTaggatttaataattttatttttaacgtgTAAATTCATGACATCGTTTATGTACCATTTAAAATCAATGTTTCTACATAAAAATGTCATGTCATGCATATAGTGAGTGATTCtatttcaatagaaaaatagggtcgttacagttgatatcagagctaatCATTGAGTGGTATGCTAGCGAATGCACTAGGCTCcaagggaagtggattgtgagatctcaaatgggttgaagaggggaacaaaacattccatATAAGGGGTGTagacactttttaaaactgtgaagctgaCAACTATGTGTAATGAGTCAAAGTACACAATATCTACCGACGATTCGCTCGTTAGAAAGAcatgtttatttatatatattatggtGGTTAGAACATTACATAACCCAATACTATATAGTCAAATTGTATAATGAATGGTAGCTCAACCAAAATTTCTTACCCANtttttttttttttttttttttttttttttttttttttttttttttttttttttttttttttttttttgtccccTAAGAAATGTGgaccaaaaaataattaataattaataattttgcaTGCCTCTTGACTTCCATGTGTACACAACTCACCATATGAGTTGccatttttgaaaaattaaacccATTCCACATTTATTATACCATTTAATtctcttcaatttcaacactttatttatttatttatttatttttatacccacttaatttaatttatttctttgacttttccataaataaataaatattttttttattaaatttgtattaaatgtACACGTAGTTTATGTGTCATACCTATCTCCAACAAAATGTAGGACCcatttagaattttcttttcttttattcttaattttagaaataatttccTTTAATAACTAttgaatcttttttatttttaaagaattaaaataaattaaatttaaacgagattaaaaaaaaaaatatagatataaatgcaaaaagtaatttaattaataaataaatattttagttaggataataatttatattatttttatgttatgataacggaaaaaaataaattaatgtgacattttaatttctctattaattaaattatttttcctcagctctctttctctctcttctataTATGATAGAGAAACAGAGCAAATTTCTCTGTAAatttgggggaaaaaaaagaaaaaaaggatttaGCTATGGAGGGATTGCAGAGATCTGAGATTTCTTTCCGGCGGCAAGGCTCGTCGGGACTGGTGTGGGACGACCGATTTTTGTCCGGGGAGTTGAAGCAAACGGCCGCCGCATCGGGGGAGGAGAATTCGGCGGCAGTGACGGTGGAGCCGATTAATACTACGATGGAGAGAAGCCGATCCAACGGTGGGCGTGGGTACAGGACGGGGAAGGTACCGCCGGCGATCGAGCCGCCGTCGCCGAAGGTGTCGGTTTGTGGATTCTGCAGCGCTTTTGGGAAACCGGCGAGGAAGAGTCGGTGGACGAAAACCGGTAAGCGTAGATCGGTGTAGGTTCAGAAAATTGTCCGGCGAGTGGGATTGTTAATAGATAAAATTAGGATTTTgtgtataaattatataaaagtaattatgtattttgtgtttgattaaatgttaatgtaaaaattattaaaactaaaacttcCTCCAATTTGCCTTCTACATcttaattctttaaataattcattcaaTTGTTCTTAAtccaatcatttttttaaaaataatgtacaCATTAAGATTATTAATTGATAATGGTATTTTGATGTCAGCTTAGTTATTACATTAAAGTCTCGTAGATCAATTGTACACttatttaagatatattttcGATTCAAcaagatatatattttggatTGAACAAGAATTTTATACCTTAacaattagatttttttcaatttaagataacttcaaaagaatttattaaaatttggagacatgtttatatttattgatattgaaaaagagaaaaaagaaaataaaaagagggggaaaattttagaaatggagaaatgaaagaaagattaagAGGGTATTAAAAAGTTGATGAGGCATCTTAATTTGTCCGTTGTGCCAATATCCATTGATCAAAGATGTGTAGGTGATAACATTAGTTCAAACATCTTCAATGCGGCATTCCAtagggtacatgaatgaactgaggtCACGTCCGAATGAGAGTAATTCTAAAGATGACTAAGAAGAGCTTAAAAGAACTCCATGGTCAATGGTTAAACGTGCTTTGcttagtcttcactcttagaagcgagaAGTAGGAGAATGCCAAGGACATTAGGTGCCAATCTCGATTTCGAATATTGATTCAAATCCTAGGCatagattgttacaaatggtatcaaagcgaTACTTCTCCTAGTAAGATGTGGTTTGGAGACGAATCAACGTGAAAGTTGGTGAGTATATGACACTCAAGTAAATAAGGGGTAAATGGATAAACCAACTGGATAAACCAACAAGACCATATCCGAATGAGAATGATCCTGAGGATAGGAGGACTAAAAAAAgcttaagaaaaatgaaaaattacaaCCTATATCAACAAAGTGCATCATCTTTTtcagtggctcaatcataggaactccatggttaaacgtgttttactCGTTGGGTGACCTCTTAGGAATTTTCCTAAGATGCACAAGAGTGAGAAGACAATATGCTGAAATAATTTGTGTTAGTTTGtggagatagttttcactctaaAAAACGAGAATTAGATAATATGACCATGTCATTAGAAATACAGGAGAATATCGGGGATATGATGTGTCAAATCCAGATTTCAAACCTTGATAAAAATTATGGACAGGAGTCGGAGTCGTTATAGTTTCTTGGCCTCGTCAAGGTTGCCATGCCTAATGAACCCATCCACTAAAGTAGCATAAATAAATGCATCAGGTGCTATAATTTGGTCAAGCATCACCCCACCTCGGCCATGGAAAGTATTCATTAAAACATTGTAGATATTGGCATCAGGTAAGACCCCTCTTTCCATCATTCTGACCCGGATTGTCGATGCAATATCGACTCCCCCTGCAACAATAAGTCCATGGATTAAAGCTCCATACGAAACAATATCAACTTCATGGCCCTTAGTTGACATCTCAATTAGCAAATCTGAGGCCCTAATATACTCCCCTTGCTTGCAGTAGCCATGAACAAGAGTACAAGTGTACTTACCAACTTCATGGTTAATGGTAAGAAcatatagaaaaagaataaatcaGATATGAACAATAGCCTCAGAACAGTATCTTTATTATCATCAAATTCTTATCAAATATGAACAGTAACACgattcaaatcaaaacaatttcCTCTTAAACATTTACATCAGACGGTTACCCAAAATGTGGCACACTCCTGCTGTAGTCTGCATTTCCCCTTACCTAATGACAGGAAAATGCTGAGACAAGAACAGAGTTCATGGCAAGAGAAACACAGATGCCCAATAAAAGATctcatttgaaagaaaaacaaaggatCTAACAAGCATTCAAGTTAAAGCACAGACAGCCACTGCTCCTGCATGTTCTTCATCTCCATTTAAGTCAACACTCAAGAGATCAACTAACCACCAGTCGAGATGCACGCTAACTAAAAGTTTTCGCTGAGTTTTGCATCAAATATTATCTCATGAACTGCTGCCAGTAACATAACTTGATCAGGGAAGAATACCAATCAAGTTCATTGTTCGAATACTCGAATACAGCCTCACCTGAAGAAACCTCGTCCAACCAACACAGCAGACAGAACGAACCTTCCCTAGTGTCCATGGAAAATAGTGGTAGCTCATCGAAAGGGAAAGTGCACCGACATGCTACCATCTGTCAGTTGTATCATGCAATTTTTATTCTACTCTCTCTCCACCTAATCCGAATGGCAGAGGACGATGGATTTGGACACACAGGAAGCTTCAGAAATCATTAATCTTCCATTGGCTTTCTAGAGGTAAAAGGGCACCAGATTTATAATCAACATAACAGCGGAGACGCAGTGCATATACATGTATTTCACATTATCTCTAACCATCTACTTTTATCCTTAGCTTTATTCAGATTAAGTTTCTTGTCCATATACTAGATAGAAGTATCATAATAAAACTCTCGTGTGAGTGTCAAGTTACCCTGATTATCCAACAGAGCATGAATTCAAGCAATGGTAAGAGGAAGataagcacaaatgcttcaaACTACAAGAATTCAGCAGCTATATCTGAATAGGTAACCAAATCTAATCTAATGACTTCTGAGTGATGTTTTAATTCTACCTAATGAATGGTTATCGATAAATATGCTTGGAAATGATATTCAGAAATGATGacagaaaatttgaaattaccTACGCAGCATTCAAAAATATCCAACAGGAAAGATTTTGCCCTTATTCCTATTGCCCTTGCATTTGAAAGCACCGATGCTGGAATGACGAAACATGATTCGAACGTAGAAAGTTATAACACAGTTGCAACATCTCTGTGATATCATAAACAGgataagaacaaagaatgcACCATCTGACAAGAATAAAGCTATAACAAATAACACATGCTGAATGATATCCCAATAAAACATTGATAAAATCTACAGGAAGATTGCACTTCATCAACAAAACTATAACGTCAGATGTCActtttatgagattttttgCTGTAATCCAAGCATAACAGAAGCTCTACAATGAATCTAggaataaatattgaaaattaagttgatttcaaaaatacgatattgaataaaaaacgAGCACATGTAAAACTACGTGTACAAACAGTTGGTAACATTACAAATTGAATCGAGGATAGCATACTGTGTACTTGGGAAAGCATTTGTGTCGCCTAAGTATGTGTAgactagagagagagatttgcaCAGTAACTCACAGAGAACATCAGCTGGTCCATTCAGAACTCTCATCTTGAGACATACTTTATTGAGATGGTAGAACAAATTACTGAGAAAATGAGAAACCTTTTGAAGATGTAACCCCATAAAAAATCAGTGTCCAATTAACTTTGTAATTTACAAATGGAAGTAAAGAAAGAACGTGAGCTCCTTTTGAGCTTTCTGCTACATTCATCTAGCACCAGTCTACAGATCTCTTTTCAGCCGTTGGCCATTGTGGTATTCAAAGCTTCCAACTGAGTTGTAGAGAAAGGAGGCACCCTTTTCCTTGCCAATGATAGGATCAACTGAGCCTTACCAGGCTGCCCCATCTTGTTGAGGCCTTTAAGTAATGAATGAATTGTATCAATGTTTGGAAACCAATTCTTGGTCATGGCATCTTTGCACATTGTATATGCCATGTTGAAATCCCCACTTCTGCATAGGTAATGAATCATGGTTTGATAAATTTTGACATTTGGTTTATATCCACTCCCATGTAAAGCAGAATAAACCCTTTTCGCCATATCAAGAAACCCGGCTTGGCAAAAACCTTTTATTACCAGATTGTAAGTAACCTCATCAGGTACAATCCCAATGTTCCTCATCACATTCATCAATTTATTAGCATCCCATGCTCGTCTCCTGTCAACCAAATATTGAATTCTCACATTGAAAGAAGCAAGATTGGGCAAACAACCCCTCAAAACCATTAGATTCCACAGACCATTACTAATTTCACATTGATTATGCTTGTACAATGCCGAAATTAACGTCGTATAGGTAACCACATCTGGTCTTATTCCCACCTTCTCCATTTCTAATATGAAAAGATAAGCTCTATTTAAAATACCCATGTCACAAAAAGCCTTAACAACAATGTTAACAGAAATTATATCCAACTcaatattgaatttttctgGAGCTTCTCTCAAAAATGCCTCGAGAGCTCCTAAATCACGGGCCTTCATCAAAACCTTAAGCACCGCGTTAAACGACTTAACAGTCCTACTGCATCCATATAAGTGCATATTATAAAAAGTGTCAACAGCATGCTTGATCATCTCAGCCTTACCATATAGCATTATAATCCTTATAATGAATCCTTCACGGCGCCCCTGTGGAAGAGTCTTCTGATGCTCAAGTAAATGCTCAATGTAATCAAAGCGACGAGCTCCAGCCAGTCGAGACACAGTGTCTTCAAAAGCAAATCGATTCTCAATCACAAGCCGATTGTGCGCATTGGCTTTAAACAGATGGAACAGCTTCTCAGGGTCCCGTTCTGCTTTAAGCTTTATAAGGGCAGGCTCCTCGACGGGCTTCGAGTTCTGAACGTGATTCAACACAGCCGCAGGGGTCTCTGAAGATACAATGACGGTAGCAGCATGGCAGAATCTGCGAATAGGTCGCAGCGAGAGCATGTTCTAGGCGTCTCCtcaggaaaaagaaatctacCCAAAATCAAGATCTAAATCATATTCTTGAGAAAATAGCCACTGCCCCCAATAACAAACTGAAAAACCAAGTAGTAGCAATGATTTCCAGAAATTCAACCACACCCAGAATCCAAATCCaacaaattaatttcgaagaacACTAATCCGTGCATAAACAGCGAGAATCTGAAGAACAGTGATGCAATAACACGAAGACtaatagaaaaacaataagATTTGttcagaaagaaaacaaaaggaggCGATTCAGAGAAAAAACCGCCGTGCAAAGAATTGAGATGCTGTTTGAAGAGGCGAAGGACTGCTGTAAGGGATTCACGCGGGGGAAAGGTCAGAAATTTTACAGGGTTGgatatttgttattttctgGTAGGGTTTCGGGGGTTTAGGTTTCGGCTCGCAAATTGCCATTGTTTTTGAACTCATAATTGTAGCGATGAAG is part of the Cucurbita pepo subsp. pepo cultivar mu-cu-16 chromosome LG03, ASM280686v2, whole genome shotgun sequence genome and encodes:
- the LOC111790890 gene encoding MAPK kinase substrate protein At1g80180-like, which gives rise to MEGLQRSEISFRRQGSSGLVWDDRFLSGELKQTAAASGEENSAAVTVEPINTTMERSRSNGGRGYRTGKVPPAIEPPSPKVSVCGFCSAFGKPARKSRWTKTGKRRSV
- the LOC111790264 gene encoding pentatricopeptide repeat-containing protein At1g52620-like, translated to MRVLNGPADVLSSVLSNARAIGIRAKSFLLDIFECCVVGKYTCTLVHGYCKQGEYIRASDLLIEMSTKGHEVDIVSYGALIHGLIVAGGVDIASTIRVRMMERGVLPDANIYNVLMNTFHGRGGVMLDQIIAPDAFIYATLVDGFIRHGNLDEAKKL
- the LOC111790888 gene encoding pentatricopeptide repeat-containing protein At1g80150, mitochondrial; translation: MLSLRPIRRFCHAATVIVSSETPAAVLNHVQNSKPVEEPALIKLKAERDPEKLFHLFKANAHNRLVIENRFAFEDTVSRLAGARRFDYIEHLLEHQKTLPQGRREGFIIRIIMLYGKAEMIKHAVDTFYNMHLYGCSRTVKSFNAVLKVLMKARDLGALEAFLREAPEKFNIELDIISVNIVVKAFCDMGILNRAYLFILEMEKVGIRPDVVTYTTLISALYKHNQCEISNGLWNLMVLRGCLPNLASFNVRIQYLVDRRRAWDANKLMNVMRNIGIVPDEVTYNLVIKGFCQAGFLDMAKRVYSALHGSGYKPNVKIYQTMIHYLCRSGDFNMAYTMCKDAMTKNWFPNIDTIHSLLKGLNKMGQPGKAQLILSLARKRVPPFSTTQLEALNTTMANG
- the LOC111791072 gene encoding uncharacterized protein LOC111791072; the encoded protein is MTMSFQLLSTQSCLSAYVKTRRIQLRWRLNPVQAIPPPSTLLHTDESEYLPESKKGSGFKSVLKTSKDSTGILLSQSNTVGILGGSSVNSTVNFLGKLVKWSTKDGESGLPFVLCSDPTLGNELQVFDKSSHQVLNYKSEDLGLDSGPLVESLKSKRDFLEKSGARCIVMPCHISHLWYEDVSKGCPVTFLHMADCVARELKEAKLKPLEAGSPLRIGVLATNAILSAGYYQEKLQNEGFEVVLPDKATMEHTVIPAIEALNRKDIEGARNLLRIALQVLLVRAVNSVILASDDIKDLLPLDDPLLKRCIDPMDALARSTINWAQCAK
- the LOC111791446 gene encoding protein UNUSUAL FLORAL ORGANS-like; amino-acid sequence: MWSSLPLDVLANIFSFLSPDSLARARSACRHWHECVDTRPLSTKPILSQYHPSWFIALPLRAHKLCFAHNPIFDNWHKLSLEFLPDLVKPIATVGNLLLLRSVSSVVLQLIICNPFTSQFRYLPRPNITRSNPAVGVVIQNTSQDSQFPEFEVYVAGGMSEAPQGGTTYESKLEIYDSRNDSWKIVGSLPVEFSVRLTVWTHNDSVYSNGVLYWITSARAFRVMGFEINSNICRELQVPMADRLEFAALTSRNGRLALVGAICGENACVWELGDRDMWAVVEKVPNDLGIKLLGGSNGRWINTKCVANNEVMCLYKELGSGMVIWRERKEKNKWEWNWINGCSSIRSQRVDNLPIKGLLLQPSLAPFAPYSN